The DNA region CGGCAGGCCGAGCACACCGAACAGATAGGTGGCGCGGGCGCGGGCCTCCTCGACCGTCATCAGCTTGTGCGCGACGGTCGCCTCGATGACCTGGTCGCCCAGCCGGTGGGCGGGGTTGAAGGCTGCGGCAGCCGATTGCGCGACATAGCAGACGCGGTCGCCGCGCAGCTTGCGAATGCCGGACTTGCCGAGCTTCAGAATGTTCTCACCGTTCAACAGCACTTCGCCGCCGGTGATGCGGGCACTGCCGCGACCGTAAGCGAGCGCCGACAGACCGATGGTTGACTTGCCGGCGCCGGATTCGCCGATGAGGCCGAGGACCCGGCCCTTGGGCAGGCTGAAGGAGACGCCCTCGACGATGGTGATGTCCTTCGGCGGTTCGCCCGGCGGATAGGCTGTGGCTTCGATCTTCAGATCGCGGACGGTGAGGAGTTCAGACATCGCCACGGCCTCCCTTCAGGCTGGATGTGCGCCCGAGCAGCCAATCGACCACCAGGTTGACGCAGACGGCGAGCGCGGCAATGGCCGAGCCTGGCACGAGGGCTGCCGAAATGCCGAAGATGATCCCGTCCTTGTTGTCCTTGACCATGCCGCCCCAATCGGCTGCCGGCGGCTGGATGCCGAGGCCGAGGAAGGAGAGGGTGGAGAGGAAGAGGATCGAGAAGGCGAAGCGCAGGCCGAATTCAGCGAGCAGTGGGGAGAGCGTGTTGGGCAGGATCTCGCGGAAGATGATCCACATCGTGCCTTCGCCGCGCAGCTTGGCGGCCTCGACGAATTCCATGACGGCGACGTCGAGGGCGACGGCCCGGCCGAGGCGATAGACGCGGGTGGAATCGAGGATCGCCATGACCATGATCAGCACTAAGAGGTTCTGCGGCAGCACCGCGAGCACCACGAGCGCGAAGATCAGCGTCGGGATCGACATCATCAGGTCGTTGAAGCGCGACAGTGTCTGGTCGATGACGCCGCGCGAGACGGCGGCCGTGAAGCTGAGGAAGATGCCCAGCGAAAACGAGATGACTGTCGCGGCCAGCGCCACCGTGAGCGTGGTGCGCGTGCCATAGATCATGCGCGACAGCAGGTCACGGCCGAGATTGTCGGTGCCGAGCGGGAAGGCCCCGCCCATGGGCTCCCAGACGGCGCCCACCACCTCACGTTCGCCATGCGGCGCGATCAAGGGGGCAAAGAGCGCGCAGAAGATGGCGAGCGTGATGCCGAAGATGCCGACCCAGGCGCTGATGGGGATCTGTCTCAATCTCATCTCGGATGCCTCAGTCTCGGATTGGCGACGATGGCGATGATGTCGGCCAGCATGTTGAGGAAGATGTAGACTGCCGCGAAGATCA from Rhizobium glycinendophyticum includes:
- a CDS encoding ABC transporter permease; the encoded protein is MRLRQIPISAWVGIFGITLAIFCALFAPLIAPHGEREVVGAVWEPMGGAFPLGTDNLGRDLLSRMIYGTRTTLTVALAATVISFSLGIFLSFTAAVSRGVIDQTLSRFNDLMMSIPTLIFALVVLAVLPQNLLVLIMVMAILDSTRVYRLGRAVALDVAVMEFVEAAKLRGEGTMWIIFREILPNTLSPLLAEFGLRFAFSILFLSTLSFLGLGIQPPAADWGGMVKDNKDGIIFGISAALVPGSAIAALAVCVNLVVDWLLGRTSSLKGGRGDV